In Rhodococcus pseudokoreensis, the DNA window ATTGGCTCAGCGTCGCGCATAACGGTGTCTACTTCTGGTTCGCTCGACGTGGCTGTTCTTCCGGGCACGGGGCGAGACCGGCATCGACGACGGCATCGCGAAGGAATTGCAGGACCTTCCGGGTGATTTCCCAACGGAGCTGAGCGGCCGGCAGGGCTGTCCAATAGCGCCCGGTATACGTGACGTCCTCGGGGAGGACTCGGACCAGAGAGGGGCGTCTACGTGCGATGTAGGTGGGCATGACGGCAATCCCCACACCGGCCAATGCTGCTTCCTCGTGCACCAAGAGATTGTTGGATTGTAGCCGAATGATGTTGGGCAGCATCGGTCTGAGAGCCGCGAAGTCGGGCACGGCTGCAAGAGGGTCCTCCGGGTACCAGCACAGGACGTGCTGTTGCAGATCCTCGATCTGTCCGATCGTGGGGTGTGTGTGCAGGTAGTCCTGGGTGGCGTAGAGCCCGATCTCGTAGGCAACGAGTTCTTGGACTTTGACCCGGGTAGATGTGGGTTTGGTGCGGACCACCGCCGCGTCGAAGGACACCCCGTCCCGGCTCGCCAGGGAATCTGCCGTCACGATACGCAGGATGACCCCGCTCTCGGCGATCAAGCGTCCGCAGCGCGGTGCCAGGACGGCCGCGGCGAACCCGTCCGGAGCGAGGATGGTCCACTCCTCCGGAGTCGACACGATCGGGTCGCCGTCCGCGAACACATCGACACCCAGGGAAACCATGCGTGCTGCCGGCAGGAGACCTTCGCCTGTGGGTGTCAGCTTCCAGCCAGTCCCACTCCGGCTGAACAGTCGGGTGCCGAGCGCTTTTTCCAGCCGACCGATTCGGCGGCTGACGGTCGTGTAGTCAACCCCCAGCTCCTGGCTGGCGCGGACCAGGGTCTTGGCCTCGGCCACGACGTGGAAGTACTTCACGTCTTCCGCATCCACTCTCATCCGGTCCCTCAATGCTGGTTTCACTTCGATGCGTGCTCTCGTCACCGGGGCCTACCCCGATGGCGAGGGCACCGTCATCTACGAGCTGCTGGTGGCCTCGCGCCCGACTCCGAGGCTGGAATCGTGACCAGCGCGGTATCGGCGGTGAACCTGTTGGTCGGTCACCGTCCGCGCAGGATCCTCACAGACGTTCCGCCTCGAGTTCGGTTGGCGTCATCGGGTCACGGTTCGTCGAGCGGGTAGGCGAGGAATGCATCTGCTTCATCTCGTGCTCGAGGGCGAGAGCGTCCGCGCCCTCGGGCATGGCCGGAGCGGGGAGTCGCCAGAGCATTGGAAGTTTGTCTTGAACAACACGCCGATAGGCATAAAGCACGACCGAGAACAGCAGGACGGCCACCGCGACCAAGGACTCCCGGGTGCCTCCGTAGCCCAGAAGTTCGGGATTGAGGACGCCGATCACGGTGATGAATATGTTGAACACCACCAGGACGGCCACGACCGGAATCCACGCGTTGCTCCGCCGAATCGGCCGTGGCCAGTTCGGGCGATCTTTGCGCAGCAGAATGAATGCCGCCAAACCCAGGATGATCGCCAGTAGGTAGCCGAGATTGCTCGCCAGCAGGATGCTCACCGGATGCCCCACCAGGACCATGACGGTGGCGTTGAGGAGCACGTCCAGGGTCAGGGATCGGCCAGGCACACCCCACCGGTTGACCCAGTCGAGTTGCTTGATGGTCATCCCTTCCTGGGCAAGGCCGAACAGCGCGCGGCCCCCGTCGGCGGTGGTGGAGATTATGGAGATCAGCAGGGCCGACGCAATCACGATCGTTCCGATCCAGGCCGCGCCACCGAACGCGTGGTCGAATGCCACAGCGACATAGTTCACCGGGTTGTCCCGGACAACGCCCTCGCCCAGACCACCCGCAAGGGCGGTCGGGACGACGACGAACAGCACGATCATGAACAGCGAAATTCGCGACATGGCCTTGGAAGTATCGCGGGCGGTGTCCTTGTACTCGGGTGCGAAAGACGCAACGATCTCGCCCGCGTAGATCGTCCACGCGGTCACGTAGAACACGACGGCGACTGTGCGCCAGTCGCCGGCCACCGACCACGACAGGTTGGCCGTCGACCAATGGATCGACGGGCTGACCAGGCACGCCACCGTTATTACGGCTAGACCTGCGACGACCAGCAATCCGAGCACCTTGTTGACCGTGGCACCGAACTTCAAGCCGAAGTAATTGAATGCCCAGGCGAACAGCATGGCACCGAGGGCGAAGACGTGCTCCAGCCCGAGGTGATTGCCGAAGATGCTGAAGGCGACAGTGTTGTCCTGAAACCAGGTCGCCTCGATCAATTCTCCGAAGACCACCGAGGCCATCGAGATGGACAGTGACCAACCGAGCCAGTAGCCGAACGCGGCGATGGCTCCAAGAGGGGCGAAGTATTTCTTCCAGCCCTCGATTGCGTAACGTGCGACCCCTCCTGAATCGCGGGGGAACATTGCCGCCATCTCCGCAAAGACTTGGCATTGCAGGAAGCTGATCACCGCTCCGATGAACCAGATCGTAATTGCGGTCCACGCACCGACTACGCCGAGTAGATAGCCGAATGTCACGAACAACCCAACTGGCAGGGTCAGCGCCATGGCCATGCCATCGCGCCAGGTGAGCTTCTTGGCGAGTCTTCGATCGCCCATGCTGTTTTCGGTCATGTCTCGTCCTTCGTTTCTATTGTCCCCCCGAGCTAGGTCGACGCGATCGTCGGGATCGGCACCATCTGGTCATCTGTATGGACGCAAGGCCGGGACGCCAAGGCGCCGCGAGCGCCCCGGCCCTGCATGTCTAGGTCTTCACCCCGGAATTCGCGTGCATCCGCGTTGCGAGAAGGGAGTGCAACCTGTGACAGGGCTCAGCTGGGATTCCCGGAGATCCGTGCATGAATCTCTCGATCGGCCCGGATTCCGGATTCGATCGCGCCATCGATGAACCCGTTCCATCCATTGGCGAGATCAGAACCAGCGAAGAAGACCCTGCCTTCGGACTTCTGCAGCTCCGCGAGCAACCTCGTTGTCTGGCCCGGTCTGAACATGCACCAGGTGCCCCGCGAAAACTCGTCACTTGCCCAGTCGTGTCCAGTGGTGGCGACGACTTCCAGATCCCCGAATAGCTTGTGGAGTTCTGCACTGACTTGGTCAACGTCACCAGCGTTCAGATCAGCCCCTTCGGGGCCGAAAGCGATCAGCAACTGACCGTCATCGAGGATTTTGTCCGTGACGACATAGTTGATCAAATGATTCTCCGGAGCAACAGCGAAGAACGGCTTGGGCAAGTCCCCTCGAACGTGCACCCACGCTTTCGAACCACGGCCGGGCTGGCCCTCAGAAATCCCCGCTTGTTTTGCGGCGGATAGTGCGGGACTGAAATCAATGGCACCGAACGTATTCAATGGCGCCGCGACGACCACGTACTCAGCCCGCAGAGTATCCCCTTGCCGGGTGGTCACGACCACACCGTCATCCGATTGTTCCACCGCGGCAACGGGGGTGCTCAGCCGAATTTCGGCCGAGGAATCGTCGGCTATGGCCTGGATCAGAGAGCGTGTTCCGTTTTTGAGTTTGTAGCGCCCAACCGTATCGAATACTGCGTTGATATCGAATCCGCTCAGCGCATACCACCGCAGCGCTGCAACCAGACCGACGTCTCCACAGGGAGCGGAGCCCATGGCGGTCCACAAGCCATTGGCCAGGTCTTTCTCTTCTGGAGTCAGGTCAAGTCCGTCGATCCGATCTTGGATCGACAACTTGTCGACGACCTCTAGCGCATCCTGATGGTAGAAGGGCTCGAACGGTCGCTCGAGAACCTCCCGAGCGTCCTGAACGACCATCTCCATGAGGGACTCGATAGCCGCCGAGGCCTCCTCATAGGGAACGCTCTTCCGCCGGCCTCCGGTCACCGTGGCTGCGATCTCAGGCGCGGACACTCCGATGGTTTCGACAAGCTCGAGGTTGTAGCGCGAGATTTCCGCGAACGCATGTGGCTGGAACCAATGAACCCACGTACCTCCCAACTCCAATGAGTGCCCCGGCAGAGCGTCGTCCTTGTACCAGGTTCTGCCGCCAATGCGATCCCTGCCTTCGAGCACTACCACGTCGTACCCCCGGCGACTGAGTTCCCGAGAAGCGGTAATGCCGGCGAAGCCGGCTCCGATGATCACAACATCACACAACTGATTGTTTCCCATGTCCTCATCCAGTGATAGTCAAGAATTATTTATCGGTGACAATTTTATTTGGTCACCTTCGGAACGAAGTAAAGTCCCGGAATTGGGGTCTACTGTCCTCCGATTGTCTCCACGGTCGCTCGGCCTCGAATAAGCGCTCCTCTTTCCGATCCCTCTTTTGCCGAGCTTCAGTCGCTCTTCTTGACGATGTGAAGGACGCTGGTGTCGGTGAATTCCAGGAGCCCTTCCATCCCGAACTCAACGCCGAGACCCGACTGCTTGCGTCCGCCGAAGGGAACCTCAGGCAGGACGGCACAATGCGTATTCACCCAGACGGTGCCGCTCTCGAGGCGCTGCGCGACCCTACTGGCGCGCTCCACGTCGGTGCCCCACACCGAATTGCCCAGGCCATATTCGGTCCCATTGACCTGCTCGATCGCCTCGTCGAGGTCGTCGTACTTCAAGATGGCGCGGACAGGCGCGAAGGTTTCCTCGGCGACCAGTGGACTGGCGTGATCGATGTCGCGGACGACGGTGAGCTGCACGAAGTAGCCGGGGGTATCGAACACGTCGCCGCCGGCGATGATCTTTCCATCACGCGCTGCGATCTCGAGTGCCTTCTTGGCAGCCTCCAACTGCTTGGGGTTCTGCACCGGACCGTATTCGGTGTCCGGGTCGAGACCGTGGCCGACCTTGGCGTCGGTGGCCAACCTGGCGAACTCATCGCAGAACTCGTCGTATTGCGACGAGTGCACGAAGATCCGCTTGATGTTGATGCAAACCTGACCGGAGTTCCAGAATGCCCACTCGAAGATTCCTTTGGCGACCTTCGGTACGTCTGCGTCGTCGAGCACGACGGCTCCGTCATTCCCACCCAGCTCCAAGACGACTCGTTTGAGAGTCTCCGCGCTGCTGGCCATCACCTTGCGGCCTGCGACGGTGGAACCGGTGAAGGAGATCTTGTCGACCTTCTTGTGGGCGGTCAGATACGGGCCCAGGTCGCCGCCGTCGCCCACCACGTTGACCACTCCGGCCGGAACCAGATCCTGGAGCATTTCACCGATCAGCATCGCGTTGAGCGGTGTGGTTGGTGCGGGTTTGATCACGATCGTGTTGCCTGCGAGCAATGCCGGCGCCACCTTGTAGATGGTCTGGAAAAAGGGGAAGTTCCACGGGATGATCCCGAGCACGACGCCGATGGGCTTGCGGTGGACCTCGATTCGCGAGCCCTCGTCATCACGCACCACCTCGGGGTCGAGGCGCAGGTCGGCGATGTGGCGCATCCAGATGAGGGCCGAGTCGACGTCACCATCGGCCGAGGCGGCCGGCTTGCCTGTTTCCAATGTGATGATTCGCGAGATCTCCTCCCGCCGCGCCTCGATGCGCTGCGCGAGCTGGTGCAGGATGCGTGACCGCTCCTCGACCGCGGTGTTCTGCCACTCTCCGAAGGCGCGGGCCGCAGCCCGGTATGCATCATCGGCCTGCTTCTCATCCGCGACCGGCGCCGTCGCGATCACCTCGCCAGTTGCCGGGTCGCGGACCGGCTGACCAATTGCCCCTTCGACGAGTTGCCCATCGATCAGCTGCTTGAAGGTCTGATCCGACAGATCGACCCTGGCAACCGAAGTGTGCAGCTGAGGGGGTGCGGGAGAGGGGGCGGTGGTCATGTCGTTGTCTCCATCGTGGGGGAATTTCGGGGGCATCGTCGGTCACACCTCGCCATGTCGGACGCGGCGTGAGCGCTGGCCGACCGTTCCGATGGGCAAGGTGATCCGTCCGGCTGGATCGAGTGACAATGAACTTAATCACTAATTTCAGGTGGCAACATATGCGTGTGCACAGTCAAGGATGAACTGTCTGTGCATGCCCACATTCGGTGGCGCGCGGTCGCTCAGGTGGGCGATATCCGCTTCAGGTCCAGAACTCGCAGTAGTGGGAGATCCAGTGCGGCGCAACGGCAGAAGACAGGACTTCCACGAGATGGG includes these proteins:
- a CDS encoding APC family permease → MTENSMGDRRLAKKLTWRDGMAMALTLPVGLFVTFGYLLGVVGAWTAITIWFIGAVISFLQCQVFAEMAAMFPRDSGGVARYAIEGWKKYFAPLGAIAAFGYWLGWSLSISMASVVFGELIEATWFQDNTVAFSIFGNHLGLEHVFALGAMLFAWAFNYFGLKFGATVNKVLGLLVVAGLAVITVACLVSPSIHWSTANLSWSVAGDWRTVAVVFYVTAWTIYAGEIVASFAPEYKDTARDTSKAMSRISLFMIVLFVVVPTALAGGLGEGVVRDNPVNYVAVAFDHAFGGAAWIGTIVIASALLISIISTTADGGRALFGLAQEGMTIKQLDWVNRWGVPGRSLTLDVLLNATVMVLVGHPVSILLASNLGYLLAIILGLAAFILLRKDRPNWPRPIRRSNAWIPVVAVLVVFNIFITVIGVLNPELLGYGGTRESLVAVAVLLFSVVLYAYRRVVQDKLPMLWRLPAPAMPEGADALALEHEMKQMHSSPTRSTNRDPMTPTELEAERL
- a CDS encoding LysR family transcriptional regulator, producing MRVDAEDVKYFHVVAEAKTLVRASQELGVDYTTVSRRIGRLEKALGTRLFSRSGTGWKLTPTGEGLLPAARMVSLGVDVFADGDPIVSTPEEWTILAPDGFAAAVLAPRCGRLIAESGVILRIVTADSLASRDGVSFDAAVVRTKPTSTRVKVQELVAYEIGLYATQDYLHTHPTIGQIEDLQQHVLCWYPEDPLAAVPDFAALRPMLPNIIRLQSNNLLVHEEAALAGVGIAVMPTYIARRRPSLVRVLPEDVTYTGRYWTALPAAQLRWEITRKVLQFLRDAVVDAGLAPCPEEQPRRANQK
- a CDS encoding flavin monoamine oxidase family protein, whose product is MGNNQLCDVVIIGAGFAGITASRELSRRGYDVVVLEGRDRIGGRTWYKDDALPGHSLELGGTWVHWFQPHAFAEISRYNLELVETIGVSAPEIAATVTGGRRKSVPYEEASAAIESLMEMVVQDAREVLERPFEPFYHQDALEVVDKLSIQDRIDGLDLTPEEKDLANGLWTAMGSAPCGDVGLVAALRWYALSGFDINAVFDTVGRYKLKNGTRSLIQAIADDSSAEIRLSTPVAAVEQSDDGVVVTTRQGDTLRAEYVVVAAPLNTFGAIDFSPALSAAKQAGISEGQPGRGSKAWVHVRGDLPKPFFAVAPENHLINYVVTDKILDDGQLLIAFGPEGADLNAGDVDQVSAELHKLFGDLEVVATTGHDWASDEFSRGTWCMFRPGQTTRLLAELQKSEGRVFFAGSDLANGWNGFIDGAIESGIRADREIHARISGNPS
- a CDS encoding aldehyde dehydrogenase family protein, with amino-acid sequence MTTAPSPAPPQLHTSVARVDLSDQTFKQLIDGQLVEGAIGQPVRDPATGEVIATAPVADEKQADDAYRAAARAFGEWQNTAVEERSRILHQLAQRIEARREEISRIITLETGKPAASADGDVDSALIWMRHIADLRLDPEVVRDDEGSRIEVHRKPIGVVLGIIPWNFPFFQTIYKVAPALLAGNTIVIKPAPTTPLNAMLIGEMLQDLVPAGVVNVVGDGGDLGPYLTAHKKVDKISFTGSTVAGRKVMASSAETLKRVVLELGGNDGAVVLDDADVPKVAKGIFEWAFWNSGQVCINIKRIFVHSSQYDEFCDEFARLATDAKVGHGLDPDTEYGPVQNPKQLEAAKKALEIAARDGKIIAGGDVFDTPGYFVQLTVVRDIDHASPLVAEETFAPVRAILKYDDLDEAIEQVNGTEYGLGNSVWGTDVERASRVAQRLESGTVWVNTHCAVLPEVPFGGRKQSGLGVEFGMEGLLEFTDTSVLHIVKKSD